From Methanomicrobiales archaeon HGW-Methanomicrobiales-1, a single genomic window includes:
- a CDS encoding 3-isopropylmalate dehydrogenase (catalyzes the oxidation of 3-isopropylmalate to 3-carboxy-4-methyl-2-oxopentanoate in leucine biosynthesis) has translation MYKIASIGGDGIGPEIVAEGKKVLEAAGERFNFDIQWTDFDIGADRYINSRKLVTEDELKELSKFKAIYFGAIGDERVQPGILEKGILLALRFHFDMYVNLRPIKLLEGVETPLANKTPADIDFVVVRENTEDFYVGIGSRFKKHEKKELNVIRDIYSVKFGLDVESDAEEIAYQIGVVTREGSRRVQTYAFDLAMQREKKLTSVDKANVLSDVYGLWRDVFTETAKAYPEVKTDFNFVDAVTMWFVKNPEWFDVVVTPNMFGDIITDLGAMIQGGLGLAPGGNINPKGTSMFEPIHGSAPKYKGMGVANPIATIWAGSLLLDHIGEHKAAAAVVTAIEQSIKDGIVTKDMGGSARTTKAGSYIADCVKKGK, from the coding sequence ATGTACAAAATCGCAAGCATAGGCGGCGACGGGATCGGCCCGGAGATCGTGGCCGAGGGAAAGAAAGTATTAGAGGCAGCGGGAGAACGGTTCAACTTCGATATCCAGTGGACGGATTTCGATATCGGGGCTGACCGGTACATCAATTCGCGAAAACTCGTCACCGAAGACGAACTCAAAGAACTCTCGAAGTTCAAGGCGATCTATTTCGGTGCAATCGGGGATGAGCGGGTCCAGCCGGGTATCCTTGAAAAAGGCATCCTGTTAGCCCTTCGCTTCCATTTCGATATGTACGTCAATCTCCGGCCTATCAAACTTTTAGAGGGCGTCGAGACCCCGCTGGCGAACAAGACTCCCGCGGATATCGACTTTGTCGTGGTCCGGGAAAACACCGAAGACTTTTACGTGGGAATCGGTTCCCGGTTCAAAAAGCACGAGAAAAAAGAGCTCAATGTCATTCGTGATATATACAGCGTGAAGTTCGGTCTTGACGTGGAGAGCGATGCCGAAGAGATCGCGTACCAGATAGGGGTCGTCACCCGCGAGGGTTCACGCCGGGTCCAGACCTACGCCTTTGACCTTGCCATGCAGCGGGAGAAAAAACTCACTTCGGTAGACAAGGCCAATGTCCTTTCGGACGTATACGGTCTCTGGCGGGACGTATTCACCGAGACTGCAAAGGCATACCCTGAGGTTAAGACCGACTTCAACTTCGTTGATGCCGTTACCATGTGGTTTGTCAAGAACCCCGAGTGGTTCGATGTCGTGGTCACGCCCAACATGTTCGGCGATATCATCACCGATCTCGGCGCCATGATACAGGGCGGCCTGGGCCTAGCCCCCGGGGGTAACATCAACCCGAAGGGCACCTCGATGTTCGAGCCAATCCACGGTTCGGCCCCGAAATACAAGGGCATGGGGGTTGCAAACCCGATTGCCACCATCTGGGCAGGATCGCTCCTGCTCGATCATATCGGTGAGCACAAGGCGGCTGCAGCTGTCGTGACTGCCATCGAGCAGAGCATCAAAGACGGTATCGTTACGAAGGATATGGGCGGCTCGGCACGGACTACCAAAGCCGGCTCTTATATCGCTGACTGCGTAAAGAAAGGGAAATAA
- a CDS encoding 3-isopropylmalate dehydratase encodes MRVWKFGDDIDTDAIIPGRFLTIYDPKELAKHAFEGTRDEFSKAAGNGDIIVAGRNFGCGSSREHAPLALIGAGVQIVVAQSFARIFFRNAVNVGVLPLVCHDADKIKDKAKVKVNVKGGYLEADGKRYETEPVPEFMQGIIDAGGLVAYAKKLKEVPVCTKSQA; translated from the coding sequence ATGCGAGTCTGGAAGTTCGGCGACGATATCGATACGGATGCCATCATCCCGGGCAGGTTCCTGACCATCTATGATCCCAAGGAACTGGCAAAACATGCCTTTGAAGGCACCCGGGACGAGTTCTCAAAGGCGGCAGGCAATGGTGACATTATCGTTGCAGGGCGCAATTTCGGGTGCGGGTCTTCACGGGAGCACGCCCCCCTGGCACTGATAGGGGCCGGCGTTCAGATCGTGGTAGCACAATCCTTTGCCCGGATCTTTTTCCGGAATGCGGTCAATGTCGGGGTACTGCCCCTCGTCTGCCACGATGCGGACAAGATCAAGGACAAGGCAAAGGTCAAGGTGAACGTGAAAGGCGGGTATCTCGAGGCTGACGGGAAGAGATACGAGACCGAGCCGGTGCCGGAGTTCATGCAGGGTATCATCGATGCCGGCGGGCTTGTTGCATATGCAAAGAAGTTAAAGGAGGTTCCGGTATGTACAAAATCGCAAGCATAG
- a CDS encoding 3-isopropylmalate dehydratase large subunit (catalyzes the isomerization between 2-isopropylmalate and 3-isopropylmalate in leucine biosynthesis), which produces MGATIVEKIFSRKCGSDIRAGEVVMAPIDGAMIHDITGPLAIQKFYEMGGSKVFDPEHVIMLFDHQIPADSIPAAENHVYMRKFAAEQGIYNYDINEGVCHQVVLEKGRAAPGEIVVGADSHTCMYGAAGAFATGIGSTDMGFVLKYGALYFKVPETIRAEVSGKFPKRVGAKDLILSIAADIGADGATYQAIEFAGKTISKLDMPGRMTLCNMAIEMGGKAGIVAPDKITWEYMKGRRKMKSFELVSDDDATYASKHTYNVSDMEPQVAVPHNVDTGVPVSKVAGTHVDQVFIGSCTNGRFEDLAEAAEVLGKKKFNRNVRVIIIPASRDEYLKTLKAGLIEKFVKAGGLVEAPCCGPCMGGAFGLLAPGEVSLSTSNRNFKGRQGSTEGKVYLCSPATAAASAITGVITDPREV; this is translated from the coding sequence ATGGGAGCAACAATCGTAGAGAAAATATTTTCTCGAAAATGTGGCAGCGATATACGAGCCGGTGAAGTGGTCATGGCGCCGATTGACGGCGCAATGATTCACGATATTACCGGGCCGCTTGCCATCCAGAAGTTCTACGAGATGGGTGGATCCAAAGTCTTTGACCCGGAACACGTCATCATGCTCTTTGACCACCAGATTCCCGCAGATTCCATTCCGGCAGCGGAGAACCATGTCTACATGCGGAAGTTCGCCGCAGAGCAGGGAATATACAATTATGACATAAATGAGGGTGTCTGTCACCAGGTAGTGCTCGAGAAAGGAAGGGCAGCTCCAGGTGAGATCGTAGTCGGGGCTGATTCCCACACCTGCATGTATGGTGCAGCGGGAGCATTTGCTACCGGGATTGGTTCGACCGATATGGGTTTTGTCCTGAAATACGGGGCCTTATACTTCAAGGTGCCCGAGACCATCCGTGCCGAAGTCTCAGGAAAATTCCCCAAGAGGGTCGGGGCAAAGGACCTGATCCTTTCCATAGCGGCAGATATCGGGGCTGACGGGGCAACGTACCAGGCCATCGAGTTTGCCGGAAAAACCATCTCGAAACTCGATATGCCCGGCCGGATGACGCTGTGCAATATGGCCATCGAGATGGGCGGAAAAGCCGGCATTGTCGCTCCCGACAAGATAACCTGGGAGTACATGAAGGGACGGCGCAAGATGAAATCGTTCGAACTGGTGAGCGACGACGATGCGACCTACGCCAGCAAACACACCTACAATGTCTCGGACATGGAACCGCAGGTTGCCGTGCCCCACAATGTGGATACCGGGGTGCCGGTCAGCAAGGTTGCCGGAACGCACGTGGACCAGGTCTTCATCGGTTCGTGCACGAACGGGCGGTTTGAGGATCTTGCAGAAGCCGCAGAAGTGCTGGGCAAGAAGAAGTTCAACCGGAACGTCCGGGTCATCATCATCCCGGCCTCACGGGACGAGTACTTAAAGACCTTAAAGGCCGGGCTCATCGAGAAGTTCGTAAAAGCCGGCGGGCTTGTTGAAGCACCGTGCTGCGGTCCCTGCATGGGCGGGGCATTCGGGCTCTTAGCACCCGGCGAGGTCTCGCTGTCCACATCGAACCGGAACTTCAAGGGCCGACAGGGAAGCACCGAGGGCAAGGTATACCTCTGTTCCCCGGCCACTGCAGCGGCAAGCGCGATCACGGGTGTCATTACCGACCCACGGGAGGTCTGA
- a CDS encoding SIMPL domain-containing protein yields the protein MIKRRSLFIIALVVMAMACVGMAAAATDTSNDNVIHSSGTGNVIGTPDRAQVTFSVETENPDVKVAQQDNAQKMAKVIDALVAIGIPRDALKTTGYNIYPVYEDTTRSLFDQKVRTYRVTNTLTVTLHDVSRTGEVIDVAVANGINQASSIRFLLSDEQSQVLRTEALKEAVARARADADTVAAAMGTNITGVQSADISGGYSPVLFENYQYAAGDAMMKSAVPTPIQPGDITVSAQVSITYLIR from the coding sequence ATGATCAAAAGAAGATCCCTCTTCATAATTGCCCTTGTCGTTATGGCAATGGCATGTGTCGGCATGGCAGCCGCTGCCACGGACACCAGTAATGACAATGTGATACACTCATCCGGAACCGGCAACGTTATCGGTACTCCCGACCGTGCACAGGTTACGTTCTCGGTTGAAACCGAAAATCCCGATGTAAAGGTTGCGCAGCAGGACAATGCGCAGAAGATGGCAAAAGTGATCGACGCACTGGTGGCTATTGGTATTCCCCGGGATGCACTCAAGACCACCGGATATAACATTTACCCAGTGTATGAAGACACTACCAGGTCCCTGTTCGACCAGAAAGTCCGCACGTACCGGGTTACCAATACCCTAACCGTTACCCTCCATGATGTGAGCAGGACCGGCGAAGTGATTGATGTTGCAGTTGCAAACGGCATCAACCAGGCAAGCTCCATCAGATTTCTCCTGTCTGATGAACAATCGCAGGTTCTCCGCACTGAAGCCTTAAAAGAGGCAGTTGCACGGGCACGCGCAGATGCTGATACGGTTGCAGCAGCAATGGGCACCAATATTACCGGTGTACAGAGTGCCGATATCAGTGGAGGATATTCACCCGTTCTGTTTGAGAATTACCAGTACGCGGCCGGGGACGCGATGATGAAGTCGGCAGTACCCACTCCCATCCAGCCCGGTGATATCACGGTCAGCGCACAGGTATCCATTACGTACCTGATCCGCTAA
- a CDS encoding NusA-like transcription termination signal-binding factor, with the protein MERNIGFKERRYIEELRILTKSTANDCVIDDRFDRVIYVIRPGDMGLAIGKKGDNIKRLQNVLGKRIEMVEYADTIETFIANIFKPAEVVAIERGPDNGPVNVFVKQRSDLGIAIGKAGCNIEKARTLCRRFFGIEVGEVLLTQEAA; encoded by the coding sequence ATGGAACGCAATATTGGCTTTAAAGAGCGACGATATATCGAGGAGTTGAGAATCTTAACAAAATCCACGGCAAACGACTGCGTGATCGATGACCGGTTCGACCGGGTGATCTACGTGATCCGCCCGGGAGACATGGGTCTTGCAATCGGTAAAAAAGGCGACAATATCAAACGCCTGCAGAATGTGCTCGGCAAACGGATCGAGATGGTCGAGTATGCTGATACTATTGAAACGTTCATTGCCAACATCTTCAAACCTGCCGAAGTGGTGGCGATTGAACGGGGACCGGATAACGGCCCGGTCAATGTCTTTGTTAAGCAGCGAAGTGACCTTGGCATTGCGATCGGAAAGGCCGGCTGCAATATCGAAAAGGCGCGCACCCTCTGCCGCAGGTTTTTTGGAATTGAAGTTGGCGAAGTGCTTCTCACGCAGGAGGCAGCATGA
- the hisE gene encoding phosphoribosyl-ATP diphosphatase, producing MSRTVDPRVIAEIWAVICERAENPNPESYTTSLLTDPKGIDKVLEKVGEESTEFILAIKNGVNERTVEETADLLFHVLVALRAAGIDLNDVMKELEHRRK from the coding sequence ATGAGCCGCACGGTTGATCCCCGGGTTATCGCAGAGATCTGGGCAGTGATCTGCGAGCGGGCAGAAAATCCTAATCCTGAATCCTATACCACCAGCCTGCTGACCGATCCCAAGGGAATCGATAAGGTGCTGGAGAAAGTTGGGGAGGAGTCCACCGAGTTCATCCTGGCAATAAAAAACGGGGTGAATGAACGCACCGTGGAAGAGACTGCCGATCTCCTGTTCCACGTTCTTGTTGCACTCCGGGCCGCAGGTATCGATCTCAACGATGTGATGAAAGAGCTCGAACACCGGCGTAAATAA
- a CDS encoding lysylphosphatidylglycerol synthetase — MEKSQVKWLYISVGFSLAILLIILYFTIDENTLTYLQQVNPWFLLLAFMTHLLTMCFWAWRVQKMTGSLGYRIGFFYSLNLVFANLLAASVTPAQAGGEPVRIHELYKADVPLGDATAIVIMERVLDGIVLAGLAAFAMVVLTDQWKSLGAVSEVMVFITWIFVIGCLFLFYLAIRRPDVVKKVVNRCAAFFTKKWEIKRVEELLVRADTEIDNFQVAVIKFVKSAKGGLAWGLLFTLLYWVSEIVTASLILMGLGQPPLFLESFVIQLILCILMMMPLTPGSSGIAEVGATTMYALFIPPAIVGIFVVIWRIVLYYFNIALGIVSSLIIVRREAHRHCEQEIQKP, encoded by the coding sequence ATGGAGAAGTCGCAGGTCAAATGGCTCTATATTTCCGTAGGATTTTCGCTTGCCATCCTGCTCATTATCCTGTACTTCACCATCGATGAAAACACTCTTACCTATCTCCAGCAGGTCAATCCCTGGTTCCTGCTCCTTGCGTTTATGACGCATCTCTTAACGATGTGCTTCTGGGCATGGCGTGTCCAGAAGATGACCGGTTCCCTGGGGTACAGGATTGGGTTTTTTTACAGCCTGAACCTGGTCTTTGCAAACCTGCTTGCGGCATCGGTCACACCAGCCCAGGCGGGAGGAGAACCCGTCCGGATTCACGAGCTCTACAAGGCCGATGTCCCTCTTGGGGATGCAACCGCAATCGTCATCATGGAACGGGTGCTCGATGGTATCGTTCTTGCCGGGCTTGCCGCGTTTGCCATGGTCGTCCTGACCGACCAGTGGAAGAGCCTTGGCGCAGTCTCTGAGGTAATGGTTTTTATCACCTGGATCTTTGTTATCGGGTGTCTTTTCCTCTTTTACCTTGCCATCAGGAGACCCGATGTGGTAAAAAAGGTGGTCAACCGGTGCGCTGCCTTCTTTACCAAAAAATGGGAGATCAAACGGGTAGAAGAGCTGCTTGTCCGTGCTGATACGGAGATCGATAATTTCCAGGTGGCCGTAATAAAGTTCGTAAAGAGCGCAAAAGGAGGCCTTGCATGGGGATTGCTTTTTACCCTGCTCTACTGGGTATCAGAAATTGTTACTGCCTCGCTGATCCTTATGGGGCTCGGCCAGCCACCCCTGTTTCTGGAATCCTTTGTTATCCAGCTCATCCTCTGCATCCTGATGATGATGCCTTTAACCCCCGGAAGCTCCGGTATTGCAGAAGTGGGGGCAACTACCATGTATGCCCTGTTCATCCCGCCAGCGATAGTGGGAATCTTTGTTGTTATCTGGCGGATCGTATTGTATTACTTCAATATCGCGCTGGGCATCGTATCCAGCCTCATTATCGTTCGCCGGGAAGCTCACAGACATTGCGAGCAGGAAATTCAAAAACCTTAA
- a CDS encoding DUF357 domain-containing protein: protein MKIAECRDALAAALSRTRITADRHTPLGHEGFAILEMAQAYRKDGTTFYRAGDIVNALAAFWYSAGWLHFGISSGYLSSDDQNPFGPFTGPLENLPLAFAEKLGEKTQRYERLLDTARSSVECAGEPATISNDFAGKVLLIAGLYASRGKGNLKAGAYEEALACFSYGHGWLDAGVTCGYFRIMAHRDIFTV from the coding sequence ATGAAGATCGCGGAATGCCGGGATGCCCTTGCCGCAGCTCTTTCCCGGACAAGGATTACCGCAGACAGGCACACGCCTCTCGGACACGAAGGATTCGCCATCCTTGAGATGGCGCAGGCATACCGGAAGGACGGGACTACGTTTTACCGGGCAGGAGATATCGTCAATGCACTTGCAGCATTCTGGTATAGTGCCGGGTGGCTGCATTTCGGGATTTCATCCGGCTATCTTTCCTCCGATGACCAGAATCCATTCGGTCCGTTTACCGGACCATTGGAAAACCTTCCCCTGGCATTTGCAGAAAAACTGGGGGAGAAAACCCAGCGCTATGAACGGTTGCTGGACACCGCCCGTTCCTCGGTGGAATGTGCCGGCGAGCCGGCAACGATCAGCAATGATTTTGCCGGTAAAGTCCTCTTGATAGCGGGACTCTATGCATCCCGGGGCAAAGGGAACCTGAAAGCCGGGGCATATGAAGAAGCTCTTGCCTGTTTCAGTTATGGGCATGGCTGGCTGGATGCCGGGGTAACCTGCGGATATTTCCGCATCATGGCACACAGGGATATCTTCACAGTGTAG
- a CDS encoding diphthine synthase has translation MLTFVGLGLYDKTDVSEKGLACIRNADHVFLECYTSLLMGTTIEEMGNYYGKQIHPLFREDVEQHPEAMLEKAETGNVVFLCAGDPMVSTTHADLRMRAAKRGIKTAIIHAASIASAVCGVSGLQNYRFGKSCSVPFPQKNWSPTTSIEVIAQNLSLRLHTLVYLDIQDERYMTVPEAVALLEDMAEKKGCRIPLYVGIARAGSAEPVIIAGPAERVRTGDFGPPLHILIVPAELHEMEREYLEMFAGL, from the coding sequence GTGCTGACGTTTGTCGGACTCGGGCTCTACGATAAGACCGATGTATCGGAAAAAGGACTTGCCTGCATCCGGAATGCCGATCACGTCTTTCTCGAATGCTATACCTCGCTGCTCATGGGCACCACAATAGAAGAGATGGGGAATTATTACGGCAAACAGATCCACCCCCTGTTCCGGGAAGACGTGGAACAACACCCGGAAGCAATGCTGGAAAAGGCAGAAACAGGCAATGTAGTGTTTCTCTGTGCAGGAGACCCGATGGTCTCTACCACTCACGCAGATCTCCGTATGCGTGCAGCAAAACGGGGCATCAAGACGGCGATCATACACGCGGCATCCATTGCAAGCGCAGTCTGCGGTGTATCCGGGCTCCAGAACTACCGTTTTGGCAAGTCCTGCTCGGTCCCCTTCCCGCAGAAGAACTGGTCGCCGACCACATCGATCGAAGTCATTGCACAGAACCTGTCCCTGCGGTTGCACACGCTCGTGTATCTTGATATCCAGGACGAGCGGTATATGACCGTCCCGGAAGCCGTAGCGCTCCTGGAAGATATGGCAGAAAAAAAAGGGTGCCGGATTCCGCTGTATGTAGGTATCGCCCGGGCGGGATCCGCTGAACCGGTCATTATCGCAGGTCCGGCAGAGCGGGTCCGTACAGGTGATTTCGGGCCACCGCTCCATATCCTCATTGTCCCGGCTGAACTGCACGAGATGGAACGCGAGTACCTGGAGATGTTTGCCGGCCTATGA
- the feoB gene encoding ferrous iron transport protein B encodes MKIALMGNPGVGKSLIFNQLTGLGVEVNRYPGSSVALECGNVCYKQEKTEIVDLPGIYSLDGNSEEETLVRTFLTSGGADVIVAVLDATKLERNLYLFVQAAEFSPKMIAVVNMNDAAERHGMHIDADILSSHLGVPVILAAASEGRNIDRILPVALGQATTAQVHVPYDHHIEAALKSLEKTIGTPRQTNLLALQGTGNDPVLLDAAGAIAQEIGMRHQMSVDQIIATNRHNFARAITAAVVKRTAQKKPYDLDSLLTRSFPGIPILCAILFFLLLSVFMIGSWMEVFIVEVFTSAIITPFTALALPPLWDRIGFSVLIALQAGLGIAFPFIFTFYIGLSLLEDTGYMTRAAFLADRAMHRIGLHGEAIIPMVIGFGCTVPAVMSLRLLKTRREQTIGAFLVTMIPCSARTVVIAGIVAAFVGIAWAFSIYLIVFVLLILTAVVLSRITPGEQFGMIVEMSTLRMPKAGLVLAKSWLRIKEFLFIAMPVLIATSILLGLFQYFGLTELFEQMVAPVTVTLLGLPGYASTALLFGVFRKELAFETLAVLAGTADLGSVMSSVQLYTFAIVSVLFVPCVSTIAVLYRQLGAKIAIVTSVYTVFLGLFIGAIINLLMK; translated from the coding sequence ATGAAAATTGCCCTCATGGGAAACCCGGGGGTTGGAAAATCCTTAATCTTCAACCAGCTCACCGGCCTTGGCGTTGAAGTGAACCGGTACCCGGGCTCTTCAGTGGCATTAGAGTGCGGTAATGTCTGTTACAAGCAGGAGAAAACCGAGATTGTTGACCTGCCGGGCATCTATTCCCTCGATGGCAATTCGGAAGAAGAGACGCTGGTTCGCACATTTTTGACAAGTGGCGGGGCGGATGTTATCGTCGCCGTCCTTGATGCTACAAAACTTGAGAGAAACCTCTACCTCTTTGTGCAGGCCGCAGAGTTCTCCCCGAAGATGATCGCAGTCGTCAACATGAACGATGCGGCCGAACGGCACGGCATGCACATAGATGCTGATATACTGTCATCACACCTAGGTGTTCCCGTCATCCTGGCTGCGGCATCGGAAGGCAGGAATATTGACAGGATTCTTCCGGTGGCACTGGGGCAGGCAACAACCGCACAGGTTCATGTCCCGTACGACCACCATATCGAAGCAGCATTAAAGAGCCTGGAAAAGACGATCGGGACTCCCCGGCAGACGAACCTGCTTGCCCTGCAGGGTACCGGTAATGATCCGGTACTGCTCGATGCCGCAGGGGCAATTGCACAGGAGATCGGGATGCGTCACCAGATGTCCGTGGACCAGATCATCGCCACAAACCGGCACAACTTTGCCCGGGCGATCACCGCTGCGGTTGTGAAACGCACTGCCCAGAAAAAACCCTATGATCTCGACAGCCTGCTCACCCGGTCATTTCCTGGCATCCCGATACTCTGTGCGATTCTGTTCTTTTTGCTTCTGTCTGTCTTCATGATCGGGTCATGGATGGAAGTGTTCATCGTCGAAGTATTTACTTCAGCGATCATCACCCCGTTCACTGCACTCGCATTGCCGCCCTTATGGGACAGGATCGGTTTTTCGGTACTGATCGCCCTGCAGGCAGGCCTTGGGATCGCGTTTCCCTTTATCTTTACGTTCTATATCGGGCTCTCCCTTCTCGAAGATACAGGATACATGACCCGGGCTGCCTTCCTTGCCGACCGGGCCATGCACCGGATCGGGCTTCATGGGGAAGCAATCATTCCTATGGTGATCGGCTTCGGTTGCACAGTTCCTGCGGTCATGAGCCTGCGCCTGCTCAAGACACGCAGGGAGCAGACAATCGGGGCATTTCTTGTCACCATGATACCCTGCTCTGCCCGGACCGTGGTTATTGCCGGCATTGTCGCTGCCTTTGTTGGCATCGCCTGGGCCTTCTCCATTTACCTGATCGTGTTCGTACTGCTCATTCTCACCGCAGTTGTTCTCAGCCGCATCACCCCGGGAGAGCAGTTCGGTATGATCGTTGAGATGTCAACGCTCCGCATGCCCAAGGCGGGCCTGGTTCTGGCAAAATCCTGGCTCAGGATCAAAGAGTTCCTTTTCATTGCCATGCCGGTCCTGATAGCCACCAGCATCCTGCTTGGTCTCTTCCAGTACTTTGGCCTGACCGAATTATTCGAGCAGATGGTTGCACCGGTCACCGTCACCCTGCTCGGGTTGCCGGGCTATGCATCCACGGCACTCCTGTTTGGCGTATTCAGAAAAGAACTCGCCTTCGAGACGCTTGCAGTGCTTGCCGGTACCGCCGATCTCGGTTCGGTGATGAGCAGTGTCCAGCTGTATACGTTTGCAATTGTGAGCGTGCTTTTTGTTCCCTGTGTATCCACCATCGCCGTCCTTTACCGGCAATTGGGGGCAAAAATAGCCATCGTTACTTCAGTTTACACGGTTTTTCTCGGCCTTTTCATCGGAGCAATTATAAACCTTCTCATGAAATGA
- a CDS encoding di-trans,poly-cis-decaprenylcistransferase produces the protein MIYWLYEQMLKRQITVLPGHVCFMISAKDMADAPDKLYRATAWCNEISAFAAKHNASGQPVIHGLTFHIATPSPDDMGKCLSEIRKIGTIAHLILHVGDEEEVIGEGMDVVVAIGMSGREEITACIRKMAQDHVPPQNVDEKLIESYLTFKYTPDVVIKSGGDHLTDFLIWQSVYSELFFSDVNWKYFRKVDFLRILRDYQSRMRRFGK, from the coding sequence ATGATATACTGGCTTTATGAGCAGATGCTCAAACGGCAGATCACGGTGCTGCCGGGGCATGTCTGCTTCATGATCAGCGCGAAGGATATGGCAGATGCCCCGGATAAACTCTACCGGGCTACTGCATGGTGTAATGAGATATCGGCGTTTGCGGCAAAACATAATGCTTCCGGCCAACCGGTGATTCATGGTCTTACTTTCCATATCGCAACCCCTTCACCGGATGATATGGGAAAATGCTTATCGGAGATCCGGAAGATCGGCACCATCGCCCACTTGATCCTCCACGTGGGAGACGAAGAAGAGGTGATCGGTGAAGGTATGGATGTGGTGGTGGCGATAGGCATGAGCGGCAGGGAGGAGATCACTGCATGCATCAGGAAGATGGCGCAGGACCATGTTCCTCCTCAAAATGTTGATGAAAAACTTATCGAATCCTACCTGACATTCAAATACACGCCCGATGTGGTGATCAAGAGCGGGGGGGATCATCTCACCGATTTCCTTATCTGGCAGTCAGTCTACTCCGAGCTCTTCTTTTCGGATGTGAACTGGAAATATTTCCGGAAAGTGGATTTCCTGCGGATATTGCGGGACTACCAGTCACGGATGCGGCGTTTCGGGAAGTAA
- the uppS gene encoding di-trans,poly-cis-decaprenylcistransferase produces MILRNLIDPLYERFLRMQCRQMPNHIAIIQDGNRRYAKLLGVDTASGHRAGADRTEEMLDWAHELGISHITLYTFSTENFSRKPEEVNHLFALFKEKFVSVLSDERVKKYQIRVQMMGDRSLLPEDLRAAIDAAEDATKDHTGFVLNIALAYGGRNEIVLAAREILAEVEKNGITPDAIDVHTVEQHLHAGKGIPPVDLIIRTGNEYRTSNFLPWLANGHESAVYFCAPFWPLFRKIDLLRAIRIYDQRITAKNGS; encoded by the coding sequence ATGATCCTCCGCAACCTGATCGATCCCCTGTACGAGCGCTTCCTCCGCATGCAGTGCCGGCAAATGCCCAACCATATCGCAATAATCCAGGATGGTAACCGGCGGTATGCAAAACTGCTCGGAGTCGATACGGCAAGCGGGCACCGGGCCGGGGCAGACAGGACCGAAGAGATGCTGGACTGGGCACATGAACTCGGGATCAGCCATATCACCCTCTACACCTTCTCAACCGAAAATTTCTCCCGAAAACCCGAAGAGGTCAACCATCTTTTCGCCCTGTTTAAAGAAAAATTTGTGAGCGTTCTTTCCGATGAACGGGTAAAAAAATACCAGATTCGCGTGCAGATGATGGGGGACCGGTCCTTACTCCCCGAAGATCTGCGGGCTGCAATTGATGCAGCAGAAGATGCTACAAAAGACCATACCGGTTTCGTTCTCAATATCGCCCTTGCTTATGGGGGAAGAAACGAGATCGTCCTTGCCGCCCGCGAGATCCTTGCTGAAGTGGAGAAAAACGGGATCACTCCCGATGCCATCGACGTCCATACGGTAGAACAGCACCTTCACGCAGGAAAAGGGATACCTCCGGTTGACCTCATCATCCGGACCGGGAATGAATACCGCACCTCCAACTTCCTCCCGTGGCTGGCAAATGGCCATGAATCGGCAGTCTATTTCTGTGCCCCGTTCTGGCCGCTGTTCCGGAAGATCGACCTGTTGCGTGCCATCCGTATCTACGACCAGAGGATCACGGCAAAAAACGGGTCCTGA